The Leifsonia williamsii genome includes a region encoding these proteins:
- a CDS encoding glycosyltransferase family 4 protein: protein MGELLEVVVTAGTLAFVVPEGVDDPGRVSGGNVYDRRLRDGLHAEGWEVRMVEVPVQAAPGPSTASVLAGLPDGALVLVDGLLVPGAADALARHASRLREVVLAHQAPERPDDRLLAALRSTQRVIATSGWTRSELVEQDAADPRRIVVAQPGADLAPASTPSPGGERLLCVAAVAPHKGQDLLVRALAGLTATPGWSCVIVGSLGVDPDFAAALAAVVEATGLAERVTFAGVLGGEALEAAYASADLLVHPARSESYGMVVAEALAHGVPVLTTEVGGIPEALDRPGAALIVPPDDAWALQIALQRWWSSAPLREELRAEALLARAGARSWDTTTAVVAAALAEAAATSTEAESAHRAATR from the coding sequence GTGGGCGAGCTACTCGAGGTCGTTGTGACGGCCGGGACGCTCGCCTTCGTCGTCCCCGAGGGGGTGGACGACCCGGGCCGCGTGAGCGGCGGGAACGTGTACGACCGGCGGCTGCGCGACGGTCTGCACGCGGAGGGGTGGGAGGTGCGGATGGTGGAGGTGCCGGTGCAGGCGGCGCCGGGTCCCTCCACCGCCTCCGTGCTCGCCGGCCTCCCCGACGGCGCGCTCGTGCTGGTCGACGGCCTCCTGGTGCCGGGCGCCGCCGACGCGCTCGCCCGCCACGCGTCGCGGCTGCGGGAGGTCGTGCTCGCCCACCAGGCGCCCGAGCGGCCGGACGACCGTCTCCTCGCCGCCCTCCGCTCCACGCAGCGCGTGATTGCGACGAGCGGCTGGACCCGCTCCGAACTCGTGGAGCAGGACGCCGCCGACCCCCGCCGCATCGTCGTCGCGCAGCCTGGTGCCGACCTCGCGCCGGCGTCCACCCCCTCCCCGGGCGGCGAGCGCCTGCTCTGCGTGGCCGCGGTGGCGCCGCACAAGGGCCAGGACCTCCTCGTGCGCGCCCTGGCCGGCCTGACCGCCACCCCGGGCTGGAGCTGCGTGATCGTCGGATCGCTGGGGGTCGACCCCGACTTCGCGGCGGCGCTCGCGGCGGTCGTCGAGGCGACCGGGCTCGCCGAGCGCGTGACGTTCGCGGGCGTGCTCGGCGGCGAGGCGCTGGAGGCGGCGTACGCGAGCGCCGACCTGCTCGTGCACCCCGCGCGCAGCGAGAGCTACGGCATGGTTGTCGCGGAGGCGCTCGCCCACGGCGTCCCGGTGCTCACGACCGAGGTCGGCGGAATCCCGGAGGCGCTCGACCGGCCGGGAGCGGCGCTGATCGTGCCGCCGGACGACGCGTGGGCGCTCCAGATCGCGTTGCAGCGCTGGTGGTCGAGCGCCCCGCTGCGGGAGGAGCTGCGAGCGGAGGCGCTCCTGGCGCGGGCGGGCGCGCGGTCGTGGGACACGACGACGGCCGTGGTCGCGGCGGCGCTGGCGGAGGCGGCGGCCACCTCGACCGAGGCCGAGTCGGCGCACCGGGCGGCGACGCGATGA
- a CDS encoding 6-pyruvoyl trahydropterin synthase family protein, producing the protein MPYTVTVRDHMMVAHSFTGDLFGPAQRLHGATFVVDASFGADDLTADGVVIDIGRASTALAAITGALTYRNLDEEPAFAGVNTTTEVLCRAVADRLAGAAHAGELGDVSAVTSISVTLHESHIAWASYSRSL; encoded by the coding sequence ATGCCGTACACCGTGACCGTCCGCGACCACATGATGGTCGCCCACAGCTTCACCGGCGACCTGTTCGGGCCGGCGCAGCGGCTGCACGGCGCGACCTTCGTCGTCGACGCGAGCTTCGGCGCCGACGACCTCACCGCCGACGGCGTCGTGATCGACATCGGCCGCGCCTCCACCGCCCTCGCCGCCATCACCGGCGCGCTCACGTACCGGAACCTCGACGAGGAGCCCGCGTTCGCCGGCGTGAACACGACGACGGAGGTGCTGTGCCGCGCCGTCGCCGACCGGCTCGCGGGCGCCGCGCACGCCGGGGAGCTGGGCGATGTCTCGGCGGTCACGTCGATCAGCGTCACCCTGCACGAGTCGCACATCGCGTGGGCGAGCTACTCGAGGTCGTTGTGA
- a CDS encoding zinc-dependent alcohol dehydrogenase, producing MREATAFWVEEPGSGALRQEALRAPGAGEALVRTLWTGVSRGTEATVFGGRVPVGERERMRAPFQEGDFPAPVKYGYLNVGVVEEGPPELAGRTVFTLFPHQSAFVVPASAVLPVPEGVPARRAVLAGAVETAVNVLWDAAPLVGDRVAVIGAGMIGCCVARLAAGLPGAEVTLVDREPGRAAVAEQLGVAFADPDAAPRDADLVIHTSGSEAGLRLALETVVTEGVVVEASWYGDREVALPLGADFHSRRLMIRSSQVGAVSPARRDRRTTSDRLGLALRLLRDPAFDALLTGASAWRELPEVLARLAASPGAELCHTIDWRDA from the coding sequence GTGCGCGAGGCCACCGCCTTCTGGGTCGAGGAGCCCGGCTCCGGCGCCCTGCGGCAGGAGGCGCTGCGCGCGCCCGGCGCGGGCGAGGCGCTCGTCCGCACGCTGTGGACGGGCGTCAGCCGCGGCACGGAGGCGACCGTGTTCGGCGGCCGGGTGCCCGTCGGCGAGCGCGAGCGGATGCGGGCGCCGTTCCAGGAGGGCGACTTCCCGGCGCCGGTGAAGTACGGCTACCTCAACGTCGGCGTGGTCGAGGAGGGGCCGCCGGAGCTGGCGGGACGCACGGTGTTCACGCTGTTCCCGCACCAGTCGGCCTTCGTCGTCCCGGCCTCAGCGGTGCTCCCGGTCCCGGAGGGCGTGCCTGCGCGGCGGGCGGTGCTCGCGGGCGCCGTCGAGACAGCGGTGAACGTGCTGTGGGATGCCGCGCCCCTGGTCGGGGACCGCGTGGCGGTGATCGGCGCCGGCATGATCGGCTGCTGCGTCGCCCGCCTCGCCGCCGGCCTCCCGGGCGCCGAGGTCACACTCGTCGATCGCGAGCCCGGGCGCGCGGCGGTGGCCGAGCAGCTCGGCGTGGCGTTCGCGGACCCCGATGCGGCTCCGCGCGACGCCGATCTCGTCATCCACACGAGCGGCTCGGAGGCGGGCCTGCGCCTCGCGCTCGAGACGGTCGTCACGGAGGGGGTCGTGGTCGAGGCGAGCTGGTACGGCGATCGGGAGGTCGCCCTCCCGCTCGGCGCGGACTTCCACTCCCGCAGGCTCATGATCCGGTCGAGCCAGGTCGGCGCCGTCTCGCCCGCCCGCCGGGACCGCCGCACGACGAGCGACCGGCTCGGGCTCGCCCTGCGGCTGCTGCGCGACCCGGCCTTCGACGCGCTGCTCACGGGCGCCTCCGCGTGGCGCGAGCTGCCCGAGGTGCTCGCCCGGCTGGCAGCGTCGCCGGGCGCCGAGCTGTGCCACACGATCGACTGGAGGGACGCCTGA
- a CDS encoding CDP-alcohol phosphatidyltransferase family protein, with protein sequence MQRVQLEAAGALPGALPPVGWLAMAAFLVVTAALVVRGYRRRGMARFGAANVVTSLRAVLVGAITGLVAGSFAGAVPVATVVALVVPALALDAVDGWVARRTASVTELGARFDMEVDAFLLLVLGIAVAPALGVWVLAIGLLRYAFVAAGWMLPWFRRTLPPRYWRKVVTAFAGIALAVAVSRLLPGLDVVLVGAALLLLVESFGRDAIWLVRRRREKGLDADTCFLQVSAASDRN encoded by the coding sequence ATGCAAAGGGTTCAACTGGAGGCCGCGGGCGCGCTGCCGGGCGCCCTGCCGCCGGTCGGCTGGCTCGCGATGGCCGCCTTCCTCGTCGTCACCGCGGCCCTGGTCGTGCGCGGGTACCGCCGTCGCGGCATGGCCCGGTTCGGCGCCGCGAACGTCGTCACGAGCCTCCGCGCGGTGCTGGTCGGCGCGATCACGGGGCTGGTCGCGGGGTCGTTCGCCGGCGCCGTGCCGGTCGCCACGGTGGTGGCGCTCGTCGTGCCCGCGCTCGCACTCGACGCGGTCGACGGCTGGGTGGCGCGGCGCACCGCGAGCGTGACCGAGCTGGGCGCCCGCTTCGACATGGAGGTGGATGCGTTCCTCCTGCTCGTCCTCGGCATCGCTGTCGCGCCCGCGCTGGGGGTGTGGGTGCTGGCGATCGGGCTGCTGCGGTACGCCTTCGTGGCGGCGGGGTGGATGCTGCCGTGGTTCCGCCGCACGCTGCCCCCGCGGTACTGGCGCAAGGTCGTGACCGCCTTCGCCGGCATCGCACTGGCGGTCGCGGTCTCGCGCCTCCTGCCCGGGCTCGACGTGGTGCTGGTCGGCGCGGCGCTGCTGCTGCTCGTGGAGTCGTTCGGGCGCGACGCGATCTGGCTGGTGCGGAGGAGGCGCGAGAAGGGTCTTGACGCGGACACTTGTTTTTTGCAAGTATCGGCGGCATCGGATCGAAACTGA
- a CDS encoding VOC family protein, which yields MSMMFVNLPVTDLERSKAFYEALGYTINPLFTDHNAACVVVEEDHNFFMLVTREYFQTFSDRPIGDPSSTVSVAVALFSPSREEVDATVARGIEAGGVEERPASDYGFMYQRQLADPDGNILEFGWMDPQAAQQGPEAYAEQQQG from the coding sequence ATGTCCATGATGTTCGTCAACCTGCCGGTGACCGACCTCGAGCGCTCGAAGGCGTTCTACGAGGCCCTCGGCTACACCATCAACCCGCTCTTCACCGACCACAACGCGGCCTGCGTCGTGGTGGAGGAGGACCACAACTTCTTCATGCTCGTCACTCGCGAGTACTTCCAGACCTTCTCCGACCGCCCGATCGGCGACCCGTCGTCGACCGTCTCGGTCGCGGTGGCGCTGTTCTCGCCGAGCCGCGAGGAGGTCGACGCCACGGTCGCACGCGGCATCGAGGCCGGCGGCGTGGAGGAGCGCCCGGCCTCCGACTACGGCTTCATGTACCAGCGGCAGCTCGCCGACCCCGACGGCAACATCCTCGAGTTCGGCTGGATGGACCCGCAGGCCGCGCAGCAGGGCCCGGAGGCGTACGCCGAGCAGCAGCAGGGCTGA